The following coding sequences lie in one Flavobacterium sediminis genomic window:
- a CDS encoding EpsG family protein gives MFDFVPIESYTTIYFQMLLFFLMATLLHSFVLAIDDYKNIRFVNYFGHFALLFVVLYIGLRPISGVFVDMTMYAYSFERFQENNPLIVTEDYAFYWFMDFCSQIMNVETFFLVCALLYIVPLYILSVKWFGKYWYYSFFILVGSLSFWAYGTNGIRNGMATSFFLFSLIYIDKRAIMIPLLILSCFFHKTMVLPTMGLALTYFNNDSRNYLKGWLLCIPISLIFGNYFVEFFANIGFDDHRIDQYFTDQIDEGITQTGFRWDFLLYSATGVYAGWYYLFKKNFQDKLYQRMFNIYLFANAFWVLVIRANFSNRFAYLSWFMLGIIIIYPLLKGDFLKEKNKSIGFVLLGYYAFTYLLTVILVRS, from the coding sequence ATGTTTGACTTTGTTCCGATAGAGAGCTATACAACCATTTATTTTCAAATGCTGCTATTCTTTTTAATGGCAACGTTGCTGCACTCTTTTGTGTTGGCTATTGATGATTATAAAAATATTCGTTTTGTGAATTACTTTGGTCATTTTGCCTTATTATTTGTAGTGTTGTATATCGGATTGCGGCCTATTAGCGGGGTTTTTGTCGATATGACCATGTATGCTTATTCCTTTGAACGTTTTCAGGAAAATAATCCGCTTATTGTAACAGAAGATTATGCGTTCTACTGGTTTATGGATTTTTGTTCTCAGATCATGAATGTAGAAACATTCTTTTTAGTTTGTGCGCTCCTTTATATTGTTCCATTGTATATATTATCTGTAAAATGGTTCGGAAAATATTGGTACTATTCTTTTTTTATTCTGGTTGGATCATTGTCCTTTTGGGCATACGGAACTAATGGTATTCGTAACGGAATGGCAACTTCATTTTTCTTATTTTCTTTGATCTATATAGATAAAAGAGCCATAATGATTCCGTTACTCATACTGTCCTGTTTTTTTCATAAAACAATGGTTTTACCCACAATGGGATTAGCACTGACATATTTTAATAACGATTCTCGAAACTATCTGAAAGGCTGGTTATTGTGTATCCCGATATCATTAATATTTGGGAATTATTTTGTAGAATTTTTTGCAAATATCGGTTTTGACGACCATCGAATTGACCAATATTTTACAGACCAAATTGATGAAGGAATTACACAAACCGGTTTTCGTTGGGATTTTTTACTATATAGTGCCACCGGAGTTTATGCAGGTTGGTATTATTTGTTCAAGAAGAATTTTCAGGATAAGCTCTATCAACGAATGTTTAATATTTATCTGTTTGCCAATGCTTTTTGGGTTTTGGTGATTAGAGCCAACTTTTCAAATCGCTTTGCATATTTGTCCTGGTTTATGTTAGGGATTATTATCATCTATCCATTGTTAAAAGGAGATTTTCTGAAAGAAAAAAATAAATCCATCGGATTTGTCCTTTTAGGATATTACGCTTTTACTTACCTGTTAACCGTAATCTTAGTAAGGTCATGA
- a CDS encoding polysaccharide pyruvyl transferase family protein: MSLTRYIPFSYKIRTLLFLQQFKSLHYFKDRKENSSDKKIVVFLAANYSNLGDVAITYAQKKFIAETCPDYKVIPIPISKTLEGIVWAKSILNPKDKITTVGGGNFGDLYDQIETLRQLVVENFPDNKIISFPQTFDFSPSEKGKKALKTAQRCYSKHPNLAFFLREQKSFGWMQKAFPEVRSFLTPDIVLSLDQSEPQLERKGVTLSLRKDDEKLLTKDDEKQLLDFISNRFQQVAFYDTHLNKGDLSEAACDAELEKIWTQYKTSELVITDRLHGMIFSYITNTPCIVFLNNNHKIEESYNWIKEYAPIILMREFSVSAFEVAIQDIFNKFSQRKYHSLKERFEPLKEQLTC; this comes from the coding sequence ATGTCACTTACCCGATACATCCCCTTTTCATATAAAATCAGAACCTTACTGTTTTTACAACAATTTAAATCGTTACACTATTTTAAAGACAGAAAAGAAAATAGTTCGGATAAAAAAATAGTTGTTTTTTTAGCGGCTAATTACAGCAATCTGGGAGATGTGGCTATTACGTATGCGCAAAAAAAATTCATTGCCGAAACATGTCCGGATTATAAAGTAATTCCGATTCCTATCAGCAAAACCTTAGAAGGAATTGTATGGGCAAAATCTATTTTGAATCCTAAGGATAAGATTACTACTGTAGGAGGAGGGAATTTCGGAGATCTGTACGATCAGATCGAAACATTACGCCAGTTGGTTGTAGAGAATTTCCCGGATAATAAAATTATTTCTTTTCCGCAGACTTTTGATTTTTCGCCTTCCGAAAAAGGGAAAAAAGCACTGAAAACAGCTCAAAGATGTTATTCAAAACATCCCAATTTGGCATTTTTTCTCAGGGAGCAAAAGTCATTCGGATGGATGCAAAAAGCATTTCCCGAAGTGAGATCCTTTTTGACACCCGATATTGTTTTAAGTCTGGACCAGTCAGAACCGCAATTAGAACGAAAAGGAGTTACCCTAAGTTTGAGAAAAGATGATGAAAAATTATTGACTAAGGACGACGAAAAACAACTGCTGGATTTTATTTCAAACCGATTTCAACAAGTTGCTTTTTATGACACACATCTAAATAAAGGAGACCTTTCTGAAGCAGCATGTGACGCAGAACTGGAAAAAATATGGACCCAATACAAAACATCAGAATTGGTAATAACAGACAGGCTTCACGGAATGATCTTCAGTTATATTACCAATACGCCTTGTATTGTATTTCTGAATAACAACCATAAAATAGAAGAATCATACAATTGGATAAAAGAGTATGCCCCCATTATTTTGATGCGTGAATTTTCAGTTTCAGCATTTGAAGTAGCAATACAAGATATTTTTAATAAATTTAGTCAGCGAAAATACCATTCGTTAAAAGAACGATTCGAACCACTTAAAGAACAATTAACCTGCTAA
- a CDS encoding glycosyltransferase: protein MNSQPKISVIMPVYNVERYIEKAVTSVLKQTFIDFELLLINDGTKDNSVAQTERFVADTRVQWHHKENGGLSDARNFGLQKAQGEYIYFMDSDDWIEPDLLEVALQHIRQYDVLVFGYQLDTENGNGEMIQTEEVTTEDTILEKGKQQTAFTEKQLGLLGYAWNKLYKHQFLKDNQLFFPKGISLVEDILFNAQVLAKTDAIVFCNQALYHYINRPVTTLIKTFHANSFALYLQKDEALNQFLSVWNFSVNDKKTVLANSLMLGLRYCANNLFAFKNNLSEREKFNYLKMMLHNNRMQELIVYYQPQTVTDKLYKNIVLHKRVVFLFALCKMLK, encoded by the coding sequence ATGAATAGTCAGCCAAAAATTTCAGTGATTATGCCGGTTTACAATGTAGAAAGATACATTGAAAAGGCTGTTACCTCTGTTTTAAAACAGACCTTTATTGATTTTGAACTATTACTGATTAATGATGGAACGAAAGATAATAGCGTAGCTCAAACAGAACGTTTTGTAGCGGATACGCGCGTGCAATGGCATCACAAAGAAAATGGCGGTTTATCGGATGCGCGGAATTTTGGCTTACAAAAAGCACAAGGAGAATACATCTATTTTATGGATAGTGACGATTGGATCGAACCTGACCTGCTGGAGGTAGCTTTGCAACATATTCGTCAATATGATGTTTTGGTATTTGGTTACCAATTGGATACTGAAAATGGCAACGGGGAAATGATCCAAACGGAAGAGGTAACAACAGAAGACACTATTTTAGAAAAAGGAAAACAACAAACGGCATTTACCGAAAAACAATTAGGCTTATTAGGTTATGCCTGGAATAAACTATACAAACATCAATTTTTAAAAGACAATCAACTTTTTTTTCCAAAAGGGATTTCATTAGTAGAAGACATATTGTTTAATGCTCAGGTTTTAGCTAAAACCGATGCGATTGTTTTTTGCAACCAAGCCTTGTACCACTATATCAATCGCCCGGTGACAACCTTGATAAAAACCTTTCATGCCAATTCATTTGCCCTTTATTTGCAAAAAGATGAAGCTCTGAATCAATTTTTATCAGTTTGGAATTTTTCTGTAAATGATAAAAAAACGGTTTTGGCGAATAGTTTAATGTTAGGATTGCGTTATTGTGCCAATAATTTATTTGCATTTAAAAATAATTTATCTGAACGAGAAAAATTTAATTACCTGAAAATGATGTTGCATAACAACAGAATGCAGGAATTGATAGTGTATTACCAACCCCAAACAGTCACGGATAAGCTTTATAAAAACATTGTTTTACACAAAAGAGTTGTATTTTTGTTTGCGTTGTGCAAAATGCTAAAATAA
- a CDS encoding glycosyltransferase has translation MKKILFIHPDLKGGGAEKVLVDLLNNLSKEKYEITLFTIFEEGVNRKNLDPAVKQYSSFKKVFRGYSVLQKIISPRFLAQWIAKDKYDIVVAYLEHVPTRIASAFPEETKKIAWLHTNADVKLLSQTFRSYAETEKAYQAFDAIVCVSDLAKKSLLKAIPTLDETKVQVIENALDVNAILEKAEEKPKIEFTKEVLNLVTIGRLVEVKGYDRLLRIVLQLKKKGFRFKLHILGEGELGGKFQKFITENELKENVVLLGFQENPYAILQQADLYICSSYNEGYNTAIIEALLLEVPVITTDCSGMTAILDDSRFGIITKNNEEALLQAVEKVLQSKEELQYWKSKAIERKTYFIKQNSVQKVENLFDSLA, from the coding sequence ATGAAAAAAATACTCTTTATTCATCCTGATCTAAAAGGAGGCGGAGCAGAAAAAGTCCTGGTAGATTTACTCAATAATCTTTCCAAAGAAAAATACGAAATTACTCTCTTTACCATTTTTGAAGAAGGGGTCAATCGAAAGAATCTTGATCCTGCGGTCAAACAATATAGTAGCTTCAAAAAGGTTTTTAGAGGTTATTCCGTTTTGCAAAAAATAATTTCTCCTCGCTTTTTGGCTCAATGGATAGCTAAAGATAAGTATGATATTGTTGTAGCCTATCTGGAGCATGTACCTACCCGTATAGCTTCTGCATTTCCTGAAGAGACCAAAAAAATAGCCTGGCTGCATACGAATGCAGATGTAAAACTTTTGTCGCAAACATTTAGGAGCTATGCAGAAACGGAAAAAGCATATCAGGCTTTTGATGCTATAGTTTGTGTGTCCGATTTGGCAAAAAAATCTTTGTTGAAGGCTATTCCGACTTTAGACGAAACGAAGGTTCAGGTAATCGAAAACGCTTTGGATGTAAATGCAATTTTGGAAAAAGCTGAGGAAAAACCGAAAATAGAGTTTACGAAAGAAGTTCTCAATTTGGTAACCATCGGCAGATTGGTTGAGGTAAAAGGTTACGATAGATTACTTCGTATTGTTTTGCAGTTAAAAAAGAAAGGTTTTCGCTTTAAACTTCACATTTTAGGCGAAGGCGAATTGGGTGGGAAGTTTCAAAAGTTTATAACAGAAAATGAACTAAAGGAAAATGTAGTTTTGCTCGGCTTTCAGGAAAATCCGTATGCAATCTTACAACAGGCAGATTTGTATATTTGTTCCTCATATAATGAAGGCTACAATACCGCAATTATAGAAGCTTTATTGTTAGAAGTTCCTGTGATTACTACAGATTGTTCCGGAATGACTGCTATTTTAGACGATAGCCGATTCGGAATTATAACTAAAAACAATGAAGAAGCTTTGTTGCAAGCTGTTGAAAAAGTATTACAGTCAAAAGAAGAACTTCAGTACTGGAAGAGCAAAGCGATAGAACGAAAAACGTATTTTATAAAGCAAAATTCCGTTCAGAAAGTAGAAAATCTATTCGATTCGTTAGCATGA
- a CDS encoding lipopolysaccharide biosynthesis protein, producing MKTSGSLLSTTIIYTIGNLATKGLSFVLVFFTTFYLTQAEVGELDLFLVTVSLLTPFVTFQLTDSILRWLIEDKSEENISGVLTVSTALVLLGVFLLALLKVVVSFFYPVPYANYIFALLFFQSFYLLFQQFQRAVGDNKGYVVSSIVYTLVYVVLSVFFLVVLDWKLEGLLLANTIAAFISLLYVVLKNKIFQYLKKESFSWSLAKQLWQFSLPLVPNNVSWWAISSANRYLILLFLGASANGIFAIAYKLPTIVLLLINVFYLAWQEKAIAMYADKERDLYYTRILGKYVVFLFSVSIVIVGCNKVFLTHFVSADFYDSWEYTALLLVGIVFNALAGFYGTGYLSAKKTSGALSSSIAGGLVVIAISYMTIPKYGLYGASFAITIGYLILFLMRLWQTKSYFNIQFPIVSFVKMLLAFILISLANYWEIEGIQYLLPVVSLLFVWWINRQDVSLLYQKIKAKLP from the coding sequence TTGAAGACTTCAGGTAGTTTACTAAGTACAACCATTATTTATACTATTGGGAATCTTGCGACTAAAGGGCTTAGTTTTGTTCTGGTTTTTTTTACGACATTCTATTTAACTCAGGCAGAAGTAGGAGAATTAGATCTGTTCCTAGTAACAGTCAGCTTGCTGACTCCTTTTGTAACCTTTCAGTTAACAGATTCTATCTTACGTTGGCTGATAGAAGATAAATCAGAAGAGAATATCTCCGGAGTCTTAACGGTCTCTACTGCTTTGGTCCTTTTAGGCGTTTTTCTCTTGGCATTGCTCAAAGTGGTAGTTAGTTTCTTTTACCCTGTTCCTTATGCCAATTATATTTTTGCTCTGCTGTTTTTTCAATCTTTTTATTTGTTATTTCAGCAATTTCAGAGAGCTGTTGGCGATAATAAAGGCTATGTGGTTTCCAGTATAGTATACACCTTAGTTTATGTTGTACTATCCGTCTTTTTTTTAGTTGTACTGGACTGGAAATTGGAAGGACTCTTGCTGGCTAATACCATTGCAGCTTTTATATCCTTGCTGTATGTTGTGCTTAAAAATAAAATATTTCAATACTTAAAGAAAGAAAGTTTCAGTTGGTCATTGGCAAAGCAACTATGGCAATTCTCATTGCCTTTAGTTCCTAATAATGTTAGCTGGTGGGCAATTTCTTCGGCAAACCGATACCTGATTTTACTTTTTTTGGGAGCATCTGCAAATGGAATATTCGCCATCGCTTATAAATTACCGACAATAGTTCTGTTGCTGATCAATGTGTTTTATCTTGCCTGGCAGGAAAAAGCGATTGCTATGTATGCCGATAAAGAACGCGATCTGTATTATACTCGCATTCTGGGAAAATATGTTGTGTTCTTGTTTTCCGTTTCCATTGTAATCGTCGGATGCAATAAAGTCTTTCTTACCCATTTTGTAAGCGCAGATTTTTATGATTCCTGGGAATACACAGCTTTATTGCTTGTAGGAATTGTATTCAATGCGCTGGCAGGGTTTTACGGAACAGGTTATTTGAGTGCAAAAAAAACATCAGGAGCCTTAAGCAGTAGTATTGCGGGAGGCTTAGTCGTAATTGCAATATCGTACATGACGATTCCGAAATACGGCTTATATGGAGCCTCTTTTGCAATCACAATAGGCTATTTGATCTTGTTTTTGATGCGTTTGTGGCAAACAAAATCCTATTTTAATATTCAGTTCCCGATAGTTTCCTTTGTTAAAATGCTGTTGGCATTTATATTGATTAGTTTAGCTAATTATTGGGAAATAGAAGGGATCCAATATCTGTTGCCTGTTGTGTCGTTGCTTTTTGTTTGGTGGATCAACCGACAAGATGTAAGTTTGCTATACCAAAAGATCAAAGCTAAACTACCATGA
- a CDS encoding sulfate adenylyltransferase subunit 1, protein MQIDNNQLLRLATAGSVDDGKSTLIGRLLYDSKSIFEDQIAAIENTSKKKGYDGVDLALFTDGLRDEREQGITIDVAYRYFTTPKRKFIIADTPGHIQYTRNMVTGASTANVAIILIDARKGVIEQTKRHSYIASLLQIPHVIVCVNKMDLVEYSEEVFNNIVSDYESFSSKLLIKDVRFIPISALVGDNVVNASEQMSWFKGSPLLNTLETMHISSDNNKIDARFAVQTVLRPQKDEFIDYRGYAGRILSGIYRKGDNVTILPSGFTSKIKTIDFYDQSLEEAFAPMSVSITLEDDIDISRGDMIVKTNNSPEPSQEFDAMICWLNNKQAQPRAKYSILHTSNEQKAMIKDVVYKVNINTYERNEEDKDFQMNDIGRVKLRTTKPLMIDSYRDNRLTGSFILIDEGTNETVAAGMII, encoded by the coding sequence ATGCAAATAGACAATAATCAGTTATTACGTTTAGCAACCGCAGGTAGTGTTGATGATGGTAAAAGTACACTTATAGGAAGACTATTATACGATTCAAAATCTATTTTTGAAGACCAGATAGCGGCTATAGAAAATACAAGCAAGAAGAAAGGATACGACGGAGTAGATTTAGCGTTGTTTACTGACGGACTTCGAGATGAAAGAGAACAAGGAATTACCATTGATGTTGCCTATCGGTATTTTACGACTCCTAAAAGAAAATTCATTATAGCCGATACTCCGGGACATATTCAATATACCCGAAATATGGTAACAGGAGCATCAACGGCTAACGTAGCAATCATCTTGATTGATGCCAGAAAAGGAGTTATAGAACAAACCAAAAGACATTCCTATATAGCATCACTTTTGCAAATACCGCATGTGATTGTTTGTGTGAATAAAATGGATTTAGTAGAGTATTCAGAAGAAGTATTTAATAATATTGTTTCCGATTATGAAAGTTTCTCTTCAAAATTATTGATCAAAGATGTTCGGTTTATTCCGATAAGTGCTTTGGTTGGAGACAATGTCGTAAACGCTTCAGAACAAATGTCTTGGTTTAAAGGGTCGCCGCTTTTAAATACATTAGAAACCATGCATATCAGTAGTGATAATAATAAAATTGATGCCCGTTTTGCTGTGCAGACCGTTTTACGTCCGCAGAAAGACGAGTTTATTGATTACAGAGGATATGCCGGGAGAATATTAAGCGGAATTTACCGAAAAGGAGATAATGTAACAATTCTTCCTTCAGGTTTTACATCAAAGATAAAAACAATAGATTTTTATGACCAGTCACTGGAGGAGGCATTTGCACCAATGTCTGTTTCTATTACTCTTGAAGACGATATCGATATCAGTAGGGGTGATATGATAGTGAAAACCAACAATTCACCGGAACCTTCACAAGAGTTTGATGCTATGATCTGTTGGCTAAACAATAAACAAGCCCAGCCTCGTGCAAAATATTCAATTTTACATACTTCCAATGAGCAAAAAGCCATGATTAAAGATGTGGTTTATAAAGTGAATATCAATACATATGAAAGAAATGAAGAAGATAAAGACTTTCAGATGAATGATATCGGAAGAGTAAAACTCAGAACAACAAAACCGTTAATGATCGATTCGTATAGAGACAATAGATTAACAGGAAGCTTTATATTAATTGATGAGGGAACAAACGAAACGGTGGCTGCCGGAATGATCATATAA
- the cysD gene encoding sulfate adenylyltransferase subunit CysD translates to MSKYYLNYLDELEAEAIFILREVWAQFQNPVILFSGGKDSIVVTHLAKKAFYPSSIPFPLMHIDTGHNFPETMKFRDDLIKELGVGLIVGSVQESINQGRVAEEKGKNASRNALQTTTLLDAIETNKIDCAIGGGRRDEEKARAKERFFSHRDDFGQWDPKNQRPELWNLLNGKHFQGEHFRAFPISNWTELDVWNYIKRENIAIPSLYFAHEREVVWRNDAWIPNSEFLKLEENEKIEFKKIRFRTLGDITITGGIESDADTLHKIVEEVAAMRLTERGNRADDKRSESAMEDRKRQGYF, encoded by the coding sequence ATGAGTAAATATTATTTGAATTACTTAGATGAATTAGAAGCTGAAGCAATTTTTATCCTTAGGGAAGTTTGGGCTCAATTTCAAAATCCTGTCATCCTGTTTTCAGGAGGGAAAGATTCAATTGTTGTAACCCATTTGGCTAAGAAAGCTTTTTACCCGTCTAGTATCCCTTTTCCGTTAATGCATATCGATACCGGTCATAATTTTCCGGAAACAATGAAGTTCAGAGACGACTTGATAAAAGAGTTAGGGGTAGGATTGATTGTAGGTTCTGTTCAGGAATCGATCAATCAAGGAAGAGTAGCAGAAGAAAAAGGCAAAAACGCTTCAAGAAATGCGTTGCAAACAACAACACTTCTGGATGCTATAGAAACAAATAAGATAGATTGTGCTATAGGAGGAGGAAGAAGAGATGAAGAAAAAGCAAGAGCAAAAGAACGTTTCTTCTCTCATCGGGATGATTTCGGACAATGGGATCCTAAGAATCAACGTCCGGAACTTTGGAATTTACTCAACGGAAAACATTTTCAAGGAGAGCATTTCAGAGCTTTTCCGATTAGTAATTGGACAGAGTTAGACGTTTGGAATTATATTAAAAGAGAAAATATAGCGATACCTTCTTTGTATTTTGCTCATGAAAGAGAAGTAGTCTGGAGAAATGATGCATGGATTCCGAACTCTGAATTTTTGAAATTAGAAGAGAACGAAAAAATCGAATTCAAAAAAATCCGATTCAGAACACTGGGAGATATTACAATCACCGGTGGTATCGAATCTGATGCTGATACGCTACATAAGATTGTTGAAGAAGTAGCAGCAATGAGATTGACGGAGCGAGGGAACAGAGCAGATGATAAACGTTCTGAATCAGCTATGGAAGATAGAAAAAGACAAGGATACTTTTAA